A single Leptospiraceae bacterium DNA region contains:
- the fliJ gene encoding flagellar export protein FliJ has translation MKYKRFQSSLEPLLRLRTIEEELAMQELGEVLSKINAEKEKLRILEEQYQQELEKLPKMIKMPEAIQFYRTFEAFLNRIENQKKSVEKLIAELQPELEEKRKKLVEKTKNRKIVETLIQNQKNEYEKQLKKSEQKELFELNQNNIYSMKQKEDDKDIKKTLPKRPDKKETTRDLQTRRREALQKFYQQRGISL, from the coding sequence ATGAAGTATAAACGTTTTCAATCATCTTTAGAACCACTGTTAAGACTGCGAACAATTGAAGAAGAATTAGCAATGCAAGAGCTGGGTGAAGTCTTATCAAAAATCAATGCAGAAAAAGAAAAATTAAGAATCCTCGAAGAACAATACCAACAAGAATTAGAAAAACTCCCCAAGATGATCAAAATGCCGGAGGCTATTCAATTTTATCGGACTTTTGAGGCATTTTTAAATCGCATTGAAAATCAAAAAAAATCAGTGGAAAAGCTCATAGCGGAGCTACAACCAGAGTTAGAAGAAAAAAGAAAAAAATTAGTTGAAAAAACAAAAAATAGAAAGATAGTAGAAACCTTGATCCAAAACCAAAAAAACGAATATGAAAAACAATTGAAAAAGTCAGAACAAAAAGAATTATTTGAACTCAATCAGAATAATATTTACTCGATGAAGCAGAAAGAAGATGATAAGGATATTAAAAAAACTCTTCCAAAAAGACCAGATAAGAAAGAAACAACCAGGGACCTCCAAACAAGAAGAAGAGAAGCCCTACAAAAGTTTTATCAACAACGAGGAATTTCATTATGA
- a CDS encoding FliI/YscN family ATPase, whose amino-acid sequence MQNSSTILRKYFKVIEETNTILPLGRVKEVGGFTIISEGPPDTAIGDICRVEKESGEYLFCEVMGFRGKNLILMPFGSPEGILPKANVHNTNRKAQILVSEKMIGRVFDGLGHPIDGELEIFEGEYRNADNPPPNPMERDPINTIMVTGIKAIDGLLSVGKGQRIGIFAGTGVGKSTLLGMIAKYTTADINVICLVGERGREVREFIERDLGREGLQRSIVIVATSDKSSLEKVYAAYFATSIAEYFRDQGKDVNLFMDSVTRFSFALREIGIAIGDPLGPGGYPQSTWLKLSRLIERAGVSKKGTITGFYSVLVEADDMNDPVADAARGILDGHIILSRKLAQRNHYPAIEITESISRVMPNVVSEEHAKLAMKIRSWLSVYRQNEDLIQLGAYAKGSNPDLDIAIEKMPQIRAFLQQPIEQGFTLEETIELMKKIVG is encoded by the coding sequence ATGCAAAATTCTTCAACAATTTTAAGAAAATACTTCAAAGTAATTGAAGAGACAAATACCATTTTGCCTTTAGGGAGGGTTAAAGAAGTTGGTGGTTTTACCATCATTTCTGAGGGACCACCAGATACCGCTATCGGAGATATATGTCGTGTCGAAAAAGAAAGTGGCGAATACTTATTTTGTGAGGTCATGGGCTTTAGGGGTAAGAATTTGATATTGATGCCTTTTGGATCACCTGAGGGGATTTTACCCAAAGCAAACGTTCACAACACAAACAGAAAAGCACAAATTTTAGTATCAGAAAAAATGATTGGAAGAGTTTTTGATGGTTTGGGGCACCCAATCGATGGAGAGTTAGAGATTTTTGAAGGAGAATATCGAAATGCCGATAATCCACCACCAAACCCCATGGAAAGAGACCCCATAAATACCATCATGGTTACAGGTATCAAAGCGATTGATGGACTACTGTCGGTTGGGAAAGGTCAAAGGATTGGGATTTTTGCAGGAACAGGTGTAGGGAAATCCACTCTTTTAGGAATGATTGCTAAATATACCACTGCTGATATCAATGTGATTTGTTTAGTTGGCGAACGCGGCAGAGAAGTAAGAGAATTTATAGAAAGGGATTTAGGAAGGGAAGGCTTACAGCGCTCTATTGTAATTGTAGCAACAAGTGATAAAAGTTCTTTAGAGAAAGTATATGCCGCTTATTTTGCAACTTCGATTGCAGAATATTTTCGTGATCAAGGGAAAGATGTAAATTTGTTTATGGACTCGGTCACACGTTTCAGTTTCGCTTTGAGGGAAATTGGAATTGCTATTGGAGACCCTCTAGGACCTGGAGGTTATCCACAGAGCACTTGGCTCAAGTTAAGTAGATTAATAGAAAGAGCAGGAGTGAGTAAAAAGGGAACCATTACGGGATTTTATAGTGTTCTGGTCGAAGCAGATGATATGAATGATCCTGTGGCTGATGCAGCTCGTGGGATTTTGGATGGTCATATTATCTTGAGTAGAAAATTAGCTCAAAGGAATCATTATCCAGCAATAGAAATTACTGAATCTATTTCTCGTGTTATGCCGAATGTAGTAAGTGAAGAACATGCAAAATTAGCTATGAAAATACGTTCATGGCTTTCTGTTTACAGACAAAATGAAGATTTAATTCAATTAGGAGCATATGCAAAAGGAAGCAATCCTGATCTGGATATAGCCATTGAAAAGATGCCTCAAATTCGAGCTTTCCTCCAACAACCAATCGAACAAGGCTTTACACTCGAGGAAACAATAGAATTGATGAAAAAGATTGTAGGTTAG